The nucleotide window TGCAAAAAATCCAGCAGATTTAGTCCTTAACCCGGTTGGGCACATACGATGACCTCATGTATTATGAGGCGGAAATACTGACACGGAGAAGACCTGCAATGTCGCAACATGACGCTATTATTCGTATAAAAAACTTACGCTTACGTACGTTCATTGGTATCAAAGACGAAGAGATCGCCAACCGTCAGGATATCGTGCTGAATGTGGTGATCCATTACCCGGCAGACAAAGCGCGCGCCAGTGAGGACATCAATGACGCGCTGAATTACCGCACCATTACCAAAAGCATCATTCAGTATGTTGAAAACAACCGCTTCTCTTTGCTGGAAAAATTAACTCAGGATGTGCTCGATATCGCACGTGAACATCACTGGGTCACTTATGCT belongs to Enterobacter cloacae and includes:
- a CDS encoding dihydroneopterin triphosphate 2'-epimerase; this encodes MSQHDAIIRIKNLRLRTFIGIKDEEIANRQDIVLNVVIHYPADKARASEDINDALNYRTITKSIIQYVENNRFSLLEKLTQDVLDIAREHHWVTYAEVEIDKLHALRYADSVSMTLSWQRQA